One Thioclava electrotropha DNA segment encodes these proteins:
- the nagZ gene encoding beta-N-acetylhexosaminidase yields MGVAAIFGCEGTELSARERDFFREADPWGFILFSRNIDTPEQVARLTDALRGAVGRDAPVLIDQEGGRVQRMRGPQWREWLPPLEQAKRAGDAAPRSFWLRSRIMAEELRAVGIDVNCAPTCDIAGLLTHPFLQNRCLGKDAATVIANARATADGLLAGGVLPVIKHIPGHGRAISDSHKDLPVVEASKADLIATDFAPFKALADLPLGMTAHIRFTALDDAPATQSAKIIKMIREEIGFDGLLMSDDIGMEALAGGFGTRTAAALAAGCDLVLHCKGDMPAMEEVAMAARAMSEAAKARAEAALDRRLPPETVDMAALDAELEALLSGGMDE; encoded by the coding sequence ATGGGCGTCGCCGCGATCTTCGGCTGCGAGGGGACCGAGCTCTCCGCGCGTGAACGCGATTTCTTCCGCGAGGCCGACCCGTGGGGCTTCATCCTGTTCTCGCGCAATATCGACACGCCTGAGCAGGTCGCCCGGCTGACCGATGCGCTGCGCGGGGCCGTGGGACGCGATGCGCCGGTGCTGATCGATCAGGAAGGCGGACGGGTGCAGCGGATGCGCGGTCCGCAATGGCGCGAATGGCTGCCGCCGCTGGAGCAGGCGAAGCGGGCAGGGGATGCGGCTCCGCGCTCCTTCTGGCTGCGCTCGCGGATCATGGCGGAGGAGCTGCGCGCGGTCGGCATCGACGTGAACTGCGCGCCCACCTGCGATATCGCGGGACTTCTGACCCATCCGTTTCTGCAAAACCGCTGTCTGGGCAAGGATGCGGCCACCGTGATCGCCAATGCTCGCGCCACCGCCGACGGGCTGCTGGCGGGCGGTGTGCTCCCAGTCATCAAGCATATCCCCGGCCACGGCCGTGCGATCTCCGACAGCCACAAGGACCTGCCGGTGGTCGAGGCCTCCAAGGCCGATCTGATTGCAACTGATTTCGCACCCTTCAAGGCGCTCGCTGATCTCCCGCTGGGGATGACCGCGCATATCCGCTTCACTGCGCTAGATGACGCCCCCGCGACGCAAAGCGCGAAGATCATCAAGATGATCCGCGAGGAAATCGGTTTCGACGGGCTGCTGATGAGCGACGATATCGGGATGGAGGCGCTCGCGGGCGGCTTCGGGACTCGCACGGCTGCCGCTCTGGCTGCTGGCTGCGATCTGGTGCTCCATTGCAAGGGCGACATGCCCGCGATGGAAGAGGTGGCGATGGCCGCCCGGGCGATGAGCGAGGCGGCAAAGGCCCGCGCCGAGGCCGCGCTGGACCGGCGCTTGCCGCCCGAGACAGTTGACATGGCCGCGCTCGATGCCGAACTTGAGGCACTCTTGAGCGGCGGCATGGATGAGTGA
- a CDS encoding glyoxalase superfamily protein, which produces MTQASLDTVKTQAKALRQALQAQGMTVSHAQALELVARQHGARDWNTLHARLSQRNAPPELALGDRVTGHYLGQAYSGKIVALSGPAAHRRVEIALDKPIDTVQFDSFSNWRSRIRGTLREDGCSHSRTSDGTPHLTLEKAPS; this is translated from the coding sequence ATGACACAAGCATCCCTCGACACCGTCAAGACGCAGGCCAAGGCACTGCGTCAGGCCTTGCAGGCCCAGGGTATGACCGTCAGTCATGCCCAAGCTCTCGAACTCGTCGCCCGGCAACATGGGGCGCGGGACTGGAACACGCTTCACGCCCGTCTCAGTCAACGCAATGCGCCACCGGAACTTGCCCTGGGCGACCGGGTGACCGGACACTACCTCGGACAAGCCTACAGCGGAAAGATCGTCGCCCTTTCGGGTCCCGCCGCGCATCGCCGGGTCGAAATCGCGCTGGATAAGCCGATCGACACGGTGCAGTTCGACAGCTTCTCGAATTGGCGGTCCCGCATTCGTGGCACGCTGCGCGAAGATGGGTGCAGCCACAGCAGAACGTCGGATGGCACACCCCATCTTACCTTGGAGAAGGCACCCTCCTGA
- a CDS encoding SPOR domain-containing protein codes for MTTYDYRESGGYGYEHPQPHYAHPEDPAPERAPRVVSRWVNVAGALTSVAMIAGLVVWGYKLAMRDLNGVPVIRAMDGPARIAPEDPGGELARHTGLAVNDVAGTGQAAPAPEKVTLAPSPEGFTDDDKPMGELAAEAKVASDEANPAANPAVEAAIAALEPAALNADPSQVKDAPDIPVKPALMSPAMPETRPDAVAQEATPESDAVEGVIPATVPGVSRSPRPQTKPMRDQLLAAALEQAVTKQMSAGQAEKGVVDLDPSELSAGTRLVQLGAFDTESAAKGEWDRIAKRFDALMSGKKRVVQKASSGGRDFYRLRVAGFDDVTEARQFCAALVAERQNCIPTQAR; via the coding sequence ATGACGACCTACGACTACCGCGAGAGTGGGGGTTACGGGTATGAACACCCGCAGCCCCATTACGCGCATCCCGAAGATCCCGCTCCTGAACGTGCGCCACGCGTCGTGTCGCGCTGGGTCAATGTAGCTGGCGCGCTGACATCGGTCGCGATGATCGCGGGTCTGGTGGTCTGGGGCTATAAGCTGGCGATGCGCGACCTCAACGGCGTGCCGGTGATCCGCGCGATGGACGGGCCCGCCCGGATCGCGCCGGAGGACCCGGGCGGTGAACTTGCGCGCCATACCGGTCTTGCCGTGAACGACGTAGCCGGCACGGGGCAGGCGGCGCCTGCGCCCGAGAAAGTGACGCTCGCGCCCAGCCCGGAAGGCTTCACCGACGATGACAAGCCGATGGGCGAGCTGGCGGCAGAGGCTAAGGTGGCGAGCGATGAGGCCAACCCTGCGGCCAATCCGGCCGTAGAGGCCGCGATCGCGGCGCTCGAGCCTGCCGCGCTCAATGCCGATCCCTCGCAGGTGAAGGACGCGCCCGATATTCCCGTGAAGCCTGCTCTGATGAGCCCGGCCATGCCCGAGACGCGCCCCGACGCGGTCGCGCAGGAGGCAACTCCCGAGAGCGACGCGGTCGAAGGTGTGATCCCGGCTACGGTTCCGGGCGTCTCACGCTCGCCGCGGCCGCAGACCAAGCCGATGCGCGATCAGCTTCTGGCGGCGGCGCTGGAGCAGGCGGTGACGAAGCAGATGTCGGCGGGACAGGCCGAGAAAGGGGTCGTCGATCTCGATCCGTCGGAACTGTCCGCAGGCACGCGCCTCGTGCAGCTTGGCGCCTTCGACACTGAGTCCGCCGCCAAGGGCGAATGGGACCGTATCGCCAAGCGCTTCGACGCGCTGATGTCCGGCAAGAAGCGCGTGGTTCAGAAGGCCAGCTCCGGCGGGCGCGATTTCTATCGCCTGCGCGTCGCGGGCTTTGACGACGTGACCGAAGCGCGCCAGTTCTGCGCCGCCCTCGTGGCCGAGCGGCAGAACTGCATCCCGACGCAGGCGCGCTGA
- the argS gene encoding arginine--tRNA ligase: protein MHLFSDIRAAVIAALDQMVSEGALPEGLDYANVAVEPPRDPLHGDMATNAAMVLAKPAKSKPRDIAETLATKLAADDRIVSADVAGPGFINLRLDPKVWADVTHAVLKEGADYGRSDLGKGVKVNVEYVSANPTGPMHVGHTRGAVFGDALASLLDFAGYDVTREYYINDGGAQVDVLARSAYERYREACGLEPEIREGLYPGDYLIPVGEAIKAKYAESLLDKPEEDWLEDIREFATEQMMEMIRGDLACLGVKMDVFSSEKSLYGTGQIEAALKRLEDLGLIYEGVLDPPKGKLPEDWEEREQTLFRSTDYGDDVDRPVKKSDGSWTYFAPDIAYHWTKIDRGYDLLIDVFGADHGGYVKRMKAAVAALSNRRVTLDIKLIQLVKLFKNGEPFKMSKRAGTFVTLRDVVEQAGADVTRFHMLTRKNDAPLDFDFDKVLEQSKDNPVFYVQYAHARVCSVLRKAAEAGWDMSDARLAEVDLSGEWHPSELELVKKIAEWPRLLEIAARANEPHRVAFYLYDLASDLHSLWNRGNDEPALRFLQDGNEAASAAKIALARASAVVISAGLGILGVTPAEEMR from the coding sequence ATGCACCTGTTTTCCGACATCCGCGCCGCGGTGATTGCGGCACTCGATCAGATGGTTTCCGAGGGCGCGCTGCCCGAGGGGCTGGACTACGCAAACGTCGCGGTGGAGCCGCCGCGCGATCCGCTGCATGGCGACATGGCGACGAACGCCGCGATGGTGCTGGCCAAGCCCGCCAAATCGAAGCCGCGCGACATCGCCGAGACGCTGGCGACCAAGCTGGCCGCAGATGACCGGATCGTCAGCGCCGATGTGGCCGGTCCCGGCTTCATCAACCTGCGCCTCGATCCCAAGGTCTGGGCCGATGTGACCCACGCCGTGCTGAAAGAGGGCGCGGATTACGGGCGTTCCGATCTGGGCAAGGGTGTGAAGGTCAACGTGGAATATGTCTCCGCGAACCCCACCGGCCCGATGCATGTGGGCCATACGCGCGGCGCCGTGTTCGGCGATGCGCTGGCGAGCCTGCTGGACTTCGCGGGCTATGACGTCACGCGGGAATATTACATCAACGATGGCGGCGCGCAGGTCGATGTACTCGCCCGCTCCGCCTATGAGCGCTATCGCGAAGCCTGTGGCCTCGAGCCGGAAATTCGCGAGGGGCTTTACCCGGGCGATTACCTGATCCCGGTCGGCGAGGCGATCAAGGCCAAGTATGCCGAGAGCCTGCTCGACAAGCCCGAGGAAGACTGGCTCGAAGATATCCGCGAATTCGCGACCGAGCAGATGATGGAGATGATCCGCGGGGATCTCGCCTGTCTCGGCGTGAAGATGGATGTGTTCTCCTCCGAGAAGTCGCTCTACGGCACCGGCCAGATCGAAGCGGCGCTGAAGCGGCTCGAGGATCTGGGGCTGATCTATGAGGGCGTGCTCGACCCGCCGAAGGGCAAGCTGCCCGAGGATTGGGAGGAGCGCGAGCAGACGCTGTTCCGCTCGACCGATTATGGCGATGACGTGGACCGTCCGGTGAAGAAGTCGGACGGTTCCTGGACCTATTTCGCCCCGGATATCGCCTATCACTGGACCAAGATCGACCGCGGTTACGACCTGCTGATCGACGTCTTCGGCGCCGACCATGGCGGCTATGTGAAGCGGATGAAGGCGGCCGTGGCTGCGCTTTCCAATCGCAGGGTGACGCTCGACATCAAGCTGATCCAGCTGGTGAAGCTGTTCAAGAATGGCGAGCCCTTCAAGATGTCGAAGCGCGCGGGCACGTTTGTCACGCTGCGCGACGTGGTGGAGCAGGCGGGCGCGGATGTGACCCGCTTCCACATGCTCACCCGCAAGAACGACGCGCCGCTGGATTTCGATTTCGACAAGGTGCTGGAGCAGTCCAAGGATAACCCGGTCTTCTACGTGCAATATGCCCATGCCCGGGTCTGCTCGGTGCTGCGCAAGGCGGCGGAAGCGGGCTGGGACATGTCGGATGCGCGTCTGGCCGAGGTCGATCTGTCCGGCGAGTGGCATCCGTCCGAGCTGGAACTGGTCAAGAAGATCGCCGAATGGCCGCGTCTTCTGGAGATCGCGGCGCGCGCGAACGAGCCGCACCGGGTGGCGTTCTACCTCTACGATCTCGCCTCGGACCTGCACAGCCTGTGGAACCGTGGCAATGACGAGCCGGCCCTGCGCTTCCTGCAGGATGGCAATGAGGCCGCATCGGCGGCGAAAATCGCCCTTGCCCGTGCCAGCGCCGTTGTCATTTCCGCCGGTCTTGGTATTCTTGGCGTGACCCCGGCTGAAGAGATGCGATAA
- the scpB gene encoding SMC-Scp complex subunit ScpB encodes MNDEPEQTEEKEETLFAAPPIAEQERMVEAILFASAEPVRLREMEERMPHGCDPAEALVHLRKRYEGRGVRVVKVGDAWAVRTAPDLAFLMQKETVEERKLSRAAVETLAIIAYHQPVTRAEIEEIRGVAVSRGTIDQLLEMEWIRFGRRRMTPGRPVTFVVTQEFLDQFSLESARDLPGLKELRAAGLLDSRPLPGAGSDDDEEGEEDEAQTGQSELFED; translated from the coding sequence ATGAACGACGAGCCGGAACAGACTGAAGAAAAAGAAGAAACCCTTTTCGCGGCGCCGCCTATTGCCGAGCAGGAGCGGATGGTCGAAGCGATCCTCTTCGCCTCTGCCGAACCCGTCCGACTGCGCGAGATGGAAGAGCGGATGCCGCATGGCTGCGACCCCGCCGAGGCGCTCGTGCATCTGCGCAAGCGCTACGAAGGGCGCGGCGTGCGCGTGGTGAAGGTGGGTGACGCCTGGGCGGTGCGCACCGCGCCCGATCTCGCCTTCCTGATGCAGAAGGAGACGGTGGAGGAGCGCAAACTGTCCCGCGCCGCCGTCGAGACGCTCGCGATCATCGCCTATCACCAGCCGGTCACCCGCGCCGAGATCGAAGAGATCCGCGGCGTCGCCGTGTCGCGCGGCACGATCGACCAGTTGCTGGAAATGGAATGGATCCGCTTCGGTCGCCGCCGGATGACGCCGGGCCGCCCCGTCACCTTCGTCGTGACGCAGGAATTCCTCGACCAGTTCAGCCTCGAGAGTGCCCGCGACCTGCCGGGCCTCAAGGAGCTGCGCGCCGCCGGTCTGCTGGACTCGCGCCCCCTGCCGGGTGCAGGCTCGGATGACGACGAGGAGGGCGAGGAGGACGAGGCCCAGACCGGCCAGTCCGAATTGTTCGAGGATTGA
- a CDS encoding segregation and condensation protein A has protein sequence MSDTENLFDSQTVADRLQAEALIVDVDGFEGPLDLLLTLSRSQKVDLRKISVLQLAEQYLAFVDRAKALRIELAADYLVMAAWLAFLKSRLLLPPDPEAEGPSAEDLAEHLAFQLERLQAMREAAAQLMARDRLGRDTFARGISEEVERVRKVTYSASLMDLMQAYARIRTRDEFRPYAFDRTNVFTMEEALDRMRGLIGFAGGWSELTTFLPDGWTADPKRRRSATAATFAASLEMAKQGQIELRQSDTFQPISIRKKT, from the coding sequence ATGAGTGACACCGAAAATCTGTTCGACTCGCAAACGGTAGCGGATCGGCTTCAGGCCGAGGCGCTGATCGTCGATGTCGACGGGTTCGAAGGCCCGCTCGACCTTCTGCTGACGCTTTCGCGCAGCCAGAAAGTCGATCTGCGCAAAATCTCCGTGCTGCAACTGGCCGAGCAATATCTGGCCTTCGTCGACCGCGCCAAGGCGCTGCGCATCGAGCTGGCCGCCGATTACCTCGTGATGGCGGCGTGGCTCGCCTTCCTGAAATCGCGGCTTCTGCTGCCGCCCGACCCGGAGGCCGAAGGCCCCTCGGCGGAAGATCTGGCCGAGCATCTGGCCTTCCAGCTGGAACGTCTGCAGGCGATGCGCGAGGCGGCGGCGCAGCTGATGGCGCGCGACCGACTGGGGCGCGACACCTTCGCGCGCGGCATCTCGGAAGAGGTCGAGCGCGTCCGCAAGGTCACCTATTCGGCCTCGCTGATGGACCTGATGCAGGCCTATGCGCGCATCCGCACGCGCGATGAGTTCCGCCCCTACGCGTTCGATCGCACCAATGTTTTCACGATGGAGGAGGCGCTGGACCGGATGCGCGGGCTGATCGGTTTCGCGGGCGGCTGGTCGGAACTGACCACCTTCCTCCCCGACGGCTGGACCGCCGATCCCAAACGCCGACGCTCGGCCACCGCCGCGACCTTCGCGGCCTCGCTGGAAATGGCCAAGCAAGGCCAGATCGAGCTGCGCCAGAGCGATACGTTCCAACCCATTTCGATCCGGAAGAAGACATGA